A region of Bombilactobacillus folatiphilus DNA encodes the following proteins:
- a CDS encoding response regulator transcription factor, which translates to MKLLMIEDSKSVSEMMSMFFQKEDWDVTFAYDGNEAMDLFNQDPVSWDLITLDLNLPGKDGMEVAKEIRQKSASVPIIMLTARDSESDQVLGLEFADEYVTKPFSPITLIARIKALHRHFESGDQKPAELATDKKFDVQTKHFGLNSGTREAYLFDQEIPNLTPKEFDLLKTLANKPRQVFSREQLLQQVWGYDYFGDERTVDAHIKKLRQKIEQVGPQVIQTVWGVGYKFDDSDLATS; encoded by the coding sequence ATGAAGTTATTAATGATTGAAGACAGCAAGTCTGTTTCAGAAATGATGTCGATGTTTTTTCAAAAAGAAGATTGGGATGTAACTTTTGCTTATGATGGTAATGAAGCAATGGATTTGTTCAATCAGGATCCGGTATCTTGGGATTTGATTACGTTAGATTTGAATTTGCCGGGAAAAGATGGCATGGAGGTAGCCAAAGAAATCCGGCAAAAGTCAGCTTCGGTACCGATTATCATGCTGACAGCCAGAGATTCTGAAAGTGATCAAGTCTTGGGATTAGAGTTTGCGGATGAATATGTGACCAAACCGTTTAGTCCAATTACTTTGATTGCGCGGATTAAGGCTTTGCATCGACACTTTGAGTCAGGTGATCAAAAGCCTGCGGAGTTAGCCACGGATAAAAAGTTTGATGTTCAAACAAAACACTTTGGTCTAAATAGTGGTACGCGAGAAGCATATTTGTTTGATCAAGAAATTCCGAATTTGACGCCCAAGGAGTTCGATTTATTAAAAACTTTGGCGAATAAACCACGGCAAGTTTTTTCACGAGAGCAGTTATTGCAACAGGTTTGGGGTTATGACTATTTTGGCGATGAACGGACCGTGGATGCGCATATTAAAAAACTGCGTCAAAAAATTGAACAAGTTGGCCCACAAGTCATTCAAACCGTGTGGGGTGTGGGTTACAAGTTTGATGATTCGGATTTGGCAACATCATGA
- a CDS encoding sensor histidine kinase translates to MKLIYQYMLGFLVVVGTCLGVISIAIYSYSESMAYRQTWMQLEGYSDNLQKMALRVDPRTGTIDNITTETLDDMQDILADQKVNFVLFDKIGRELYPNRTSQPLIDAKTLALLRKGNTIRERNSTERSRPRVYHKRPMTYIMKPWFDQDNKMVAILLAGSEVSAVETNINTIKRNLLVALLVSVFIALVLSWFLANWQVKRIDKLRQATKQVAGGDFDVKIATDGQDELDDLAHDFNAMTISLQDYDQEIKRQEQRRKDFMADASHEMRTPLTTINGLLEGLAYDAIPAENRGQSIQLMRNETKRLIRLVNENLDYEKIRTNQIPLHQRSFDVQDCLQNIVSQLQEKATTSQDQLVLQAPDDLQIYADYDRFIQIVFNITQNAIQFTNQGLITIKAWHDDQQHAVLITISDNGIGMSSDQVKNIWERYYKADPSRKNTKYGESGLGLAIVHQLMQQHHGKIQVRSHLEQGTTFTLTFYDQEVIRANDTDQN, encoded by the coding sequence ATGAAGCTGATTTATCAATATATGTTGGGTTTTTTGGTGGTTGTGGGAACTTGTTTAGGTGTCATTTCCATTGCAATTTATAGTTACAGTGAGAGTATGGCTTATCGACAGACGTGGATGCAATTAGAGGGCTATTCAGATAATTTACAAAAAATGGCTCTCAGGGTAGATCCGCGTACCGGAACTATTGATAATATTACAACGGAAACTTTAGATGATATGCAGGATATTTTGGCAGATCAAAAAGTTAATTTTGTGCTGTTTGATAAAATTGGTCGGGAACTGTATCCTAATCGAACATCGCAACCGCTGATTGATGCTAAGACGTTAGCCCTATTGCGCAAGGGCAATACGATTCGCGAGCGTAATAGCACGGAAAGGTCGCGTCCACGAGTTTACCATAAGCGACCGATGACCTATATTATGAAACCTTGGTTTGACCAGGATAATAAAATGGTCGCAATTTTGTTGGCTGGTTCAGAAGTTTCGGCAGTGGAAACCAATATTAATACCATTAAACGTAATTTGCTAGTAGCGCTATTAGTTTCTGTCTTTATCGCGTTGGTTTTGAGTTGGTTTTTGGCTAATTGGCAGGTTAAACGGATTGATAAATTGCGACAGGCGACTAAGCAAGTGGCTGGTGGTGATTTTGATGTCAAGATTGCTACTGATGGTCAAGATGAATTAGATGATTTGGCGCACGATTTTAATGCGATGACGATTTCTTTGCAGGATTATGATCAAGAAATCAAGCGTCAAGAGCAACGTCGCAAGGATTTTATGGCCGATGCGTCGCACGAGATGAGGACACCATTGACGACAATCAATGGTTTGCTGGAAGGATTGGCTTATGATGCAATTCCTGCGGAAAATCGTGGTCAGAGTATTCAATTAATGCGCAATGAAACGAAGCGATTAATCCGTTTAGTCAATGAAAATTTAGATTATGAAAAAATTCGGACTAATCAGATTCCTTTACATCAACGTAGTTTTGATGTACAAGATTGTTTGCAAAATATTGTGTCGCAATTACAAGAAAAGGCGACGACGTCACAAGATCAATTGGTATTACAGGCTCCCGATGATTTACAAATCTATGCTGACTATGATCGATTTATTCAGATTGTGTTTAACATTACGCAAAATGCTATTCAATTTACGAATCAAGGCTTAATTACGATTAAAGCTTGGCACGATGACCAGCAACATGCAGTGTTAATTACGATCAGTGACAATGGTATTGGGATGAGTTCGGATCAAGTTAAAAATATTTGGGAACGATATTATAAAGCAGATCCATCTAGAAAAAATACTAAATATGGCGAATCTGGACTAGGTTTGGCAATTGTTCATCAATTAATGCAGCAACATCATGGCAAAATTCAAGTTCGTAGTCATTTGGAACAAGGCACAACTTTTACGTTAACTTTTTACGATCAAGAAGTTATTCGGGCAAACGATACTGACCAAAATTAG
- a CDS encoding M1 family metallopeptidase, whose protein sequence is MAARFYDNFHPEHYDLYLDVNRATKDIQGQTTITGEALSSEIKLHQKYLQIQQVQVNGQTADYQLDEKNEAVIVSSIEPGSVQIKIQYQAPLTDTMMGIYPSYYQVDGVEKQIVGTQFETTAARQAFPCVDEPAAKATFSLAIKFDEHDGETVISNMPEDHVAQGIHYFATTVKMSTYLVAFAFGELQGQFTKTASGVQVGVFATKAHLAKELTFAVDIAKRAIEFYEDFYQTPYPLPQSLQLALPDFSAGAMENWGLVTYRETCLLLDPDNASLDTKEYVATVIAHELAHQWFGDLVTMQWWDDLWLNESFANMMEYVAIDALEPEWHVWELFQTAEVPAALQRDATDGVQPVHVQVEHPAEIDSIFDSAIVYAKGARMLVMVRSLIGDQALRQGLKNYFQEHQFGNAIGQDLWQALGQAAQIDLATIMQTWLEQPGYPVVHAQIQDGHLILNQEQFFIGNGQTNNRQWQIPLQSNFAQVPALMTESRLDLGDYQTLRAQEQQPFRLNIGNKSHFIVDYDATLLAEILADVDRLDAITQRQLLHDLALLAEAQQVAYADVLVLLPKFVQSHSSIVNAMLYQILGQLKKFVQDDAKATTQLQQLYQQLSAPAAKRLTWQAQDLESNDDELTRPDVLQAALYGQNADIIEQGHQIVQQNMAHLGALPAATRALLLANEVQNYNSSALMARLLDLYQTASDGSLKQDLAYAVTKTTQKVQIERLIQLFQNSKVIKPQDLRTWYNYLLKNSDGQQLAWDWLRTNWLWLAEKLGGDMEFTTYITVTANAFATDARLKEFEEFFTPKVEIPGLGREIKMDIQAIQARVQLVSAEQTAVQTTIKKLIG, encoded by the coding sequence ATGGCAGCAAGATTTTATGATAATTTTCATCCGGAGCATTACGACTTGTACTTGGATGTTAATCGGGCAACAAAGGATATTCAAGGTCAAACAACGATTACTGGTGAGGCTTTGAGTTCAGAAATTAAATTGCATCAAAAGTATTTACAAATTCAACAAGTGCAAGTTAATGGTCAAACAGCTGATTATCAACTTGATGAAAAGAATGAAGCGGTGATTGTTTCATCAATTGAGCCGGGGTCGGTGCAAATTAAAATACAATATCAAGCTCCATTGACGGATACGATGATGGGTATTTATCCGTCGTATTATCAAGTTGATGGCGTTGAAAAGCAGATTGTGGGGACGCAATTTGAAACAACCGCAGCTAGACAGGCGTTTCCGTGTGTTGATGAACCAGCGGCAAAGGCGACCTTTAGTTTGGCAATTAAATTTGATGAACATGATGGCGAAACTGTTATTAGTAATATGCCTGAAGATCATGTGGCACAAGGCATCCATTATTTTGCAACCACTGTCAAAATGTCCACTTATTTGGTCGCTTTTGCTTTTGGTGAGTTGCAGGGGCAATTTACGAAAACGGCTAGTGGCGTGCAGGTAGGAGTTTTTGCAACAAAAGCGCATTTGGCGAAAGAATTAACTTTTGCGGTGGATATTGCTAAGCGAGCCATTGAATTTTATGAAGACTTTTATCAGACACCATATCCCTTGCCACAATCTTTGCAGCTGGCTTTGCCAGATTTTTCCGCCGGTGCGATGGAAAATTGGGGCTTAGTCACCTATCGGGAAACTTGTTTGTTATTAGATCCAGATAATGCTTCCTTAGATACGAAAGAATATGTGGCCACGGTCATCGCGCACGAACTAGCCCATCAATGGTTTGGCGATCTAGTAACAATGCAGTGGTGGGATGATTTATGGTTGAACGAAAGTTTTGCTAATATGATGGAGTATGTTGCAATTGACGCGTTGGAGCCTGAGTGGCATGTTTGGGAATTGTTCCAGACGGCCGAAGTGCCTGCAGCCTTACAGCGTGATGCAACTGATGGTGTGCAACCAGTTCATGTTCAAGTGGAACATCCAGCTGAAATTGATTCAATTTTTGATAGTGCGATTGTCTATGCTAAAGGCGCTCGCATGTTAGTGATGGTTCGATCGTTGATTGGTGATCAAGCCCTGCGTCAGGGGCTGAAAAATTATTTTCAGGAACATCAATTTGGTAATGCAATTGGCCAAGATTTGTGGCAAGCATTGGGGCAAGCAGCACAAATTGATTTGGCAACGATTATGCAGACTTGGTTGGAGCAGCCTGGTTATCCAGTAGTCCATGCTCAAATTCAAGATGGACATTTAATTTTAAATCAGGAGCAATTTTTCATTGGTAACGGTCAGACTAACAATCGTCAATGGCAAATTCCGTTGCAAAGTAATTTTGCGCAGGTGCCTGCTTTGATGACAGAATCGCGATTAGATTTGGGTGATTATCAAACTTTACGAGCACAAGAGCAGCAGCCATTCCGCTTAAATATTGGCAATAAGTCGCATTTTATCGTGGATTATGATGCTACATTATTAGCAGAGATTTTAGCTGACGTGGACCGATTAGATGCGATTACGCAACGGCAATTACTGCATGATTTGGCCTTGTTGGCGGAAGCTCAACAAGTGGCTTATGCGGATGTGCTTGTATTGTTGCCTAAATTTGTCCAAAGTCATTCCAGTATCGTGAATGCCATGTTGTATCAAATTTTGGGTCAGTTGAAGAAATTTGTTCAGGATGATGCAAAAGCTACAACGCAATTACAACAATTGTATCAACAACTCAGCGCTCCTGCGGCCAAACGATTAACTTGGCAAGCTCAGGATTTAGAAAGTAACGATGATGAATTGACACGTCCTGACGTGCTACAAGCGGCTTTGTATGGCCAGAATGCAGATATCATTGAACAAGGACATCAAATTGTTCAGCAAAATATGGCCCACTTAGGAGCTTTGCCTGCAGCTACTCGGGCATTGTTGTTAGCCAATGAAGTTCAAAACTACAATTCGTCCGCGTTAATGGCGCGGTTACTGGACTTGTATCAAACAGCTAGTGACGGTAGTTTAAAACAAGATTTGGCTTATGCGGTGACTAAGACAACACAAAAGGTACAAATTGAACGCTTGATTCAGCTATTTCAAAATAGTAAAGTTATTAAGCCACAAGATTTGCGGACTTGGTACAATTACTTGCTCAAAAATTCAGATGGGCAACAATTAGCTTGGGATTGGTTGCGGACCAATTGGCTGTGGCTAGCAGAAAAATTAGGTGGTGATATGGAATTTACCACTTATATTACGGTCACAGCAAATGCTTTTGCGACTGATGCACGTTTGAAAGAATTTGAAGAATTCTTCACACCAAAAGTAGAAATTCCCGGTTTGGGACGTGAAATTAAGATGGATATCCAAGCCATTCAAGCACGCGTACAATTGGTGTCTGCTGAACAAACGGCGGTGCAAACAACTATTAAAAAATTAATTGGTTAA
- a CDS encoding LTA synthase family protein produces the protein MSTLKHIGSKKSGWIMILTGALWVKTVIAYYWDFTMGAADIYQHFLLIINPIASTILLLSIALYFKKPKVSYSVAFVIYLIETILLYSNILYYREFSDFISISTIMSVGKVAKGLGNSALAMVKPHDWIYFVDLIILLILLLAKKIKLDPHPTSKLQAFSVTSLGILLMAGNIFLAELSRPQLLVRTFDRTYIVKYLGLNSFLAYDSIKTAQSNNLRSGAQGANMDPVLAYTKQHDAAPNPKYEGVAKGKNVIVIHLESFQQFLIDSKVKGQEVTPFLNSLYHSDNTLAFSNFFHEVGQGKTSDAETMLETGLFGLPEGSFFTSLGSNNTFQAAPAILSQQKGYTSAVFHGNIGSFWSRDTVYKNMGYNYFFDQKYFQQTPDSNTYWGSKDKLLFSESAKYLEQLQQPFYAKFLTVSNHNPFELSDSDLDGFQKPDTSNTMVNNYFGTVHYLDEAVHEFFNYLKASGLYDNSIIILYGDHFGLNEGDEKDLAPILNRDPKTWNQFDHTQLQRVPFMIHMPNLKGGVQKQYGGEIDVLPTLLHLLGISTKPYVLMGNDLLSPQHDQNVVFRNRSFVTPKYTVMNNNNKLTIYKNSTGDLISDPSLALTKKMKRIAKQKTNELNLSDSVNKTNLLRFYTPKGFTPVNPKDYNYQNEFQQLIKVRDSLGVDSTSLYSKRGNKSSTDLYKTDAPELQDDDSPLYEVPQK, from the coding sequence ATGTCAACTTTAAAACATATTGGTTCAAAAAAAAGCGGTTGGATCATGATTTTAACCGGTGCGCTGTGGGTGAAAACCGTGATCGCCTACTACTGGGACTTCACCATGGGAGCAGCGGATATCTATCAACATTTTCTTTTAATCATTAATCCGATTGCTTCGACGATCTTACTATTGAGCATAGCGCTTTATTTTAAAAAGCCCAAAGTTTCGTACAGCGTAGCTTTTGTGATTTATCTGATCGAAACTATTTTACTTTATAGTAACATCTTGTATTACCGCGAATTCAGTGATTTTATCAGTATTAGCACAATCATGAGTGTCGGCAAAGTTGCCAAGGGGCTGGGCAACAGTGCTCTAGCCATGGTTAAGCCCCACGATTGGATCTATTTTGTGGATCTTATCATCTTGCTGATTTTACTTTTGGCCAAAAAAATCAAGCTGGATCCGCATCCAACTAGCAAGTTGCAGGCCTTTAGCGTCACCAGTCTAGGTATCTTATTAATGGCTGGTAATATATTTTTAGCAGAATTAAGTCGTCCACAATTATTAGTGCGGACTTTTGATCGAACTTATATTGTCAAATATTTAGGCTTAAACTCTTTTTTAGCTTATGATAGCATTAAAACTGCTCAAAGTAATAATCTACGCTCTGGCGCTCAAGGTGCCAATATGGATCCTGTATTAGCCTATACCAAACAACATGATGCTGCACCAAATCCTAAATATGAAGGCGTGGCTAAGGGTAAAAATGTCATTGTGATCCATTTGGAAAGTTTTCAACAATTTTTGATTGATAGCAAAGTTAAAGGGCAAGAGGTTACACCATTTTTAAATAGTTTATATCACTCTGACAATACGTTGGCATTTTCGAACTTTTTTCACGAAGTCGGTCAGGGTAAAACTAGCGATGCCGAAACGATGCTGGAAACGGGCTTGTTTGGTTTACCAGAAGGATCATTTTTTACTAGCTTGGGTTCTAACAACACTTTTCAAGCAGCACCTGCCATTTTAAGCCAGCAAAAAGGCTATACAAGTGCGGTATTCCACGGTAATATTGGATCATTTTGGAGTCGTGACACTGTTTACAAAAATATGGGTTATAACTACTTTTTTGACCAAAAATATTTCCAACAAACGCCGGATAGTAACACATACTGGGGCAGCAAAGATAAATTATTATTTTCTGAAAGTGCCAAATATTTAGAACAATTACAACAGCCTTTTTACGCTAAATTTTTAACAGTCTCCAATCACAATCCCTTTGAATTGTCTGATAGCGATCTAGACGGTTTTCAAAAACCAGATACATCTAACACGATGGTCAATAATTACTTTGGCACCGTTCATTATTTAGATGAAGCTGTTCACGAATTCTTCAACTATTTGAAAGCTAGCGGTCTTTATGACAATTCCATTATCATTTTATATGGCGATCATTTTGGCCTGAATGAAGGTGATGAAAAAGATTTAGCTCCCATCTTGAATCGTGACCCCAAAACATGGAATCAATTCGATCACACACAGTTACAACGCGTACCATTTATGATTCACATGCCCAATCTAAAAGGTGGCGTTCAAAAGCAATATGGCGGTGAAATTGATGTTTTGCCAACACTTCTGCATTTGTTAGGCATCAGTACTAAACCATATGTGTTAATGGGTAACGACCTGCTTTCACCACAGCATGATCAAAATGTCGTTTTCCGCAATCGATCGTTCGTCACTCCTAAGTATACAGTCATGAACAATAACAACAAATTAACGATTTATAAAAACAGTACTGGTGATTTGATCAGTGATCCCTCTCTGGCATTAACCAAAAAAATGAAACGGATTGCTAAACAAAAAACAAACGAGCTAAACCTCTCTGACAGTGTCAATAAAACGAATCTGCTGCGATTCTATACCCCGAAGGGATTCACCCCAGTTAATCCTAAAGATTACAATTATCAAAACGAATTCCAGCAATTAATTAAGGTCCGCGATTCGTTAGGTGTTGACTCAACCAGTTTATATTCTAAACGTGGTAATAAATCTTCAACTGATTTATACAAAACAGATGCACCAGAATTACAAGATGACGATAGTCCATTGTATGAAGTTCCACAAAAATAA
- a CDS encoding VanZ family protein — translation MIFLNSIYQQVYNHWAGRINHFPLIRLIFVSLDKTIFYMLLFVVLRIIWRKFHPSKTTWRHEFNLFIFTIYLLLLFCLTVFRQGYFPWDFHLYLHRSLTQINLIPLVETWKLQHGKSIVDLLYNLGGNILWFVPFGYLRPKIIQKPYRGWQIILQGFLLSVLIESLQFILFTGVSDIDDVIFNTLGTTIGYLIYCKRPLR, via the coding sequence ATGATTTTCTTAAATTCAATATATCAGCAGGTCTATAATCATTGGGCTGGGCGAATTAATCATTTTCCATTAATTCGCTTAATTTTCGTCAGTTTGGATAAAACAATTTTTTATATGCTGTTGTTTGTCGTTTTGCGGATCATTTGGCGCAAATTTCACCCATCAAAAACAACATGGCGCCATGAATTCAATCTGTTTATTTTTACAATTTACTTACTTTTATTATTTTGTTTAACAGTATTTCGACAGGGTTATTTTCCGTGGGATTTTCATTTATACTTACATCGTTCCTTAACGCAGATTAATCTGATACCGCTGGTGGAAACTTGGAAACTGCAACATGGCAAATCAATTGTGGACTTATTATATAATTTGGGCGGAAATATTTTGTGGTTTGTGCCGTTTGGATATTTACGTCCAAAAATTATTCAAAAACCGTATCGAGGTTGGCAAATTATTCTTCAAGGTTTTCTATTATCCGTTTTAATTGAAAGTTTACAATTTATTTTGTTCACAGGGGTCAGTGATATTGATGATGTGATTTTTAATACCTTGGGTACGACAATTGGGTATCTGATCTATTGTAAGCGACCCTTAAGATAG
- a CDS encoding glucose-6-phosphate isomerase — protein MAHIQFDDSKLGTFVHDNELAEMQPLVTAADQELRAGTGAGKDFRGFLDLPVAYDKDEFARIKQAAQKIQKDSEVFVGIGIGGSYLGARAAIDFLSSSFYNIHNDRKVPEVYFCGNSISPNYLSDLLEVIGDRDFSINVISKSGTTTEPSIAFRVLKAKLIQKYGEAEAKKRIYATTDRQKGALKTEADAEGYEEFVVPDDIGGRFSVLSAVGLLPIAVAGIDIDQLMQGAAAAREDYQDPDVQKNDAYKYAALRNILYRKGYTIELLENYEPNLQYFGEWWKQLAGESEGKDQKGIFPASANFSTDLHSLGQYIQEGLRNLMETVVMIDQPRHDLEIPQENDNLDGLQYLEGKTMDYVNKKAYEGVVLAHTDGGVPVMSVKIPQQDAFTLGYLIYFFEIAIGISGYLNGINPFNQPGVEAYKKNMFALLGKPGFESLGQELNQRL, from the coding sequence GTGGCACATATTCAATTTGATGATTCTAAATTAGGTACATTCGTTCACGATAATGAATTAGCGGAAATGCAACCTTTAGTAACAGCTGCAGATCAAGAATTACGGGCTGGAACCGGTGCGGGTAAAGATTTCCGCGGCTTTTTGGATTTGCCAGTTGCTTATGACAAAGATGAATTTGCTCGCATCAAGCAAGCTGCCCAAAAAATTCAAAAGGATTCTGAAGTCTTCGTGGGGATCGGCATTGGTGGTTCTTATTTGGGTGCGCGCGCCGCGATTGATTTTTTAAGTAGTAGTTTTTATAACATTCATAATGATCGTAAAGTTCCTGAAGTGTACTTCTGTGGGAATTCGATTAGTCCTAATTATTTATCAGATTTGTTAGAAGTGATTGGTGACCGTGATTTTAGTATTAATGTGATTTCTAAATCAGGAACTACTACGGAACCTTCGATTGCGTTTCGTGTGCTAAAAGCTAAGTTAATCCAAAAATACGGTGAAGCAGAAGCTAAAAAGCGGATTTATGCAACAACTGATCGTCAAAAAGGTGCTTTGAAGACCGAAGCTGATGCTGAAGGTTATGAAGAATTTGTTGTACCTGATGATATTGGCGGACGTTTTTCAGTTTTATCAGCGGTCGGTTTGTTGCCCATTGCCGTGGCAGGGATTGATATTGACCAGTTGATGCAAGGAGCAGCCGCTGCGCGCGAAGATTATCAAGATCCTGATGTCCAAAAAAATGACGCCTATAAATATGCTGCTTTACGTAATATCTTGTATCGCAAGGGTTATACGATTGAATTATTAGAAAATTATGAACCTAATTTACAATATTTTGGTGAATGGTGGAAGCAATTGGCTGGTGAATCCGAAGGTAAAGATCAAAAGGGTATTTTCCCAGCTTCTGCTAACTTTTCCACGGATTTGCATTCTTTGGGACAATATATTCAAGAAGGTTTGCGTAATTTAATGGAAACAGTAGTCATGATTGATCAACCACGGCATGATCTGGAAATTCCACAGGAAAATGATAATTTAGATGGTTTGCAGTATCTTGAAGGCAAGACGATGGATTATGTCAACAAAAAAGCCTATGAAGGTGTTGTTTTGGCGCATACTGATGGCGGAGTGCCGGTGATGAGTGTCAAAATTCCACAACAAGATGCCTTTACTTTGGGTTATTTAATTTATTTCTTCGAAATTGCGATTGGGATTTCAGGTTATTTGAATGGTATTAATCCGTTTAATCAGCCTGGTGTCGAAGCTTATAAGAAGAATATGTTTGCTTTATTAGGTAAACCGGGCTTTGAAAGTTTGGGTCAAGAATTAAATCAACGTTTATAA
- a CDS encoding glycosyltransferase family 2 protein, translated as METTINIIVPCFNEEETVELFYQAIQQTFEQLPNYHPVIIFINDGSTDHTLPKLRQLQHNKAVENHYLSFSRQFGKEAGMYAGLKVSQGELVTIMDADLQDPPSMLVEMIHLLETTNYDCIGTMRQDRSGEPVIRSFFSNLFYKIINKISDIEIIPGARDFRLMRRNMVDAILEMTEYNRFSKGIFSWVGFKTKYLPYQNVQRVAGKTSWNFWSLLKYSMEGITDFSTVPLTIAIWLGLLVMSISFAALIFIVVRSAIFGNPTKGWSSLLSFILFLGGMQLFFLGIIGNYIGKIFLEVKHRPLYIIQEKK; from the coding sequence ATGGAAACCACTATCAACATCATTGTACCTTGTTTCAATGAGGAAGAAACAGTCGAATTGTTTTATCAAGCTATCCAACAAACTTTTGAACAATTACCCAACTATCATCCGGTCATCATTTTTATTAATGATGGCTCCACAGATCACACTTTACCAAAATTACGTCAATTACAACACAATAAAGCTGTCGAAAATCATTATTTATCATTTTCGCGGCAATTTGGCAAAGAAGCTGGCATGTATGCTGGTTTAAAGGTGTCCCAAGGCGAATTAGTTACAATTATGGACGCTGATTTGCAAGATCCACCATCAATGTTGGTCGAAATGATCCATCTTTTAGAAACAACCAATTATGATTGTATTGGCACGATGCGTCAGGACCGCAGTGGTGAACCAGTTATTCGTTCCTTCTTCTCCAATTTATTTTACAAAATTATCAACAAAATTTCTGACATTGAGATTATTCCCGGTGCCCGCGATTTTCGCTTGATGCGACGCAATATGGTCGATGCCATTTTAGAAATGACCGAGTACAATCGTTTTTCCAAAGGAATTTTTTCATGGGTTGGTTTCAAAACTAAATACTTACCTTACCAAAATGTACAACGTGTCGCCGGCAAAACCAGCTGGAATTTTTGGAGCTTGTTAAAATACTCCATGGAAGGTATTACCGATTTTTCCACAGTACCCCTGACCATCGCTATTTGGTTAGGTTTACTCGTTATGTCAATTTCTTTTGCCGCACTAATATTTATTGTTGTTCGTTCAGCTATTTTTGGCAATCCTACCAAAGGCTGGTCGTCACTACTGTCGTTCATTCTCTTTTTAGGTGGAATGCAGCTTTTCTTCTTAGGAATTATCGGCAATTACATTGGCAAAATTTTTCTCGAAGTTAAGCATCGTCCCTTATATATTATTCAAGAAAAAAAATAA
- a CDS encoding GNAT family N-acetyltransferase: protein MANEHLTLQKMTEKQFQQFCQSQSQEYARQKVSEKLWKADEALSRAQDEFTLLLPDGLQTYHNFFYTIQNIAQKIIGYVWFAEVYDSDQPSKPYAFIYDFVILPAFQDRGLGQQALQLVLQKMQQLGYRQVGLHVFGNNQKARHLYQKLGFVETDVTMKHFM, encoded by the coding sequence ATGGCTAATGAACATTTAACTCTACAAAAAATGACTGAAAAACAATTCCAACAATTTTGTCAATCACAAAGTCAAGAATATGCTCGGCAGAAAGTAAGTGAAAAATTGTGGAAAGCTGATGAAGCCTTGTCGCGTGCACAAGATGAGTTTACGTTATTGTTGCCTGATGGTTTACAAACGTATCATAATTTTTTCTATACGATTCAAAACATAGCGCAAAAAATTATAGGTTACGTTTGGTTCGCGGAAGTTTATGATAGTGATCAACCGAGCAAACCGTATGCATTTATCTATGACTTTGTGATTTTGCCGGCATTCCAAGACCGTGGTTTGGGTCAGCAAGCTTTGCAATTAGTGTTGCAAAAAATGCAGCAATTAGGTTATCGACAGGTCGGTTTGCATGTTTTTGGGAACAATCAAAAAGCACGGCATCTTTATCAAAAGTTGGGTTTTGTTGAGACAGATGTGACCATGAAGCATTTCATGTAG